The Strix uralensis isolate ZFMK-TIS-50842 chromosome 4, bStrUra1, whole genome shotgun sequence genomic interval AGTGGATGTGTTGGTGCATCATACCTGTGGCCTTTTGGGTGGCATAACACACAGGAGAAAACCAATTTTAATCCTCAGGCGTTTAGAAATACAGATTTAGAGAGAACTGTTGGAAAGAATTACTAATGCCTGAAGAGAGTATACATTTTCATGCCAAGAAATTAAAATCTGCCTTCTAAAAATAGCTTTCAACTGAAGCTGTTCTTGTAAGGAAAACAACTTACCTAGCCAAAATAGCCTTTACAGTGAGCCGAACCCAGGGAGCAGTGGGCTCCAAACACACTTGTCTGCCACCTTTCAGTGTAGCTCTgccaagaaagaaacaaagaagttaAGGCTAGGTGAATGCCTCCCACTCTccaaatgttttgaaatttatctCAGCTATTTGTCAATTAAGTAACTGGAGAACACGGTACAAACTTATGTTTATTAAACTTGTTTGATATTTTCCAGCTAGTATTTCTGAGAGAACTAGAGAAAAAATATTCTCCTATGCTTTTTCTATACTTGGGCAtttaagttttgtttgtttttttttttttttaatgaatgatgTCAATATAGGTGCTTATGATGCAATCTTTTTAATGAGCctgattaattttttatttggtttctgTTCTCTATCTGGCCATAGTTTAGCAGATCTTTCAGGAACTTAATTAtcttggaaacttttttttttaatcaaacctGGCTGAAATTACCAACTACTAGTGAGGTGGAACTGAATGACACACAGTGCTGCTCAGAGGGTATGATCATACAGGTATTATTTGCTTATGATACCATAGTGAAAGCATAAAAAGCAGAAAGTTCCCCTGTTTACATGAATGCATTGATCCAATTCATGTGAATAGTTCCTGATATGATTTTAAATGAAGTTTACCATATCTTTCACTTTGTGCTCACATGGATTTCACAATCTAAGTTCCGCACTCCTCACACAGGAAAAAGCTCAGTATGCAATTCTGACATAGGGAATAACTTGTGGCATTTCCAGCTTTGCCATGTGCAGACCAAGTTACTGGAAATTGTTTGAATTCATGTCAATGGGATCAAGATTGTATCTTTGATTGATTCTTCATTGTCTAAATCATTAATTGTGCCCTGAATGTGTTATGGGGGTCTAACTCCCTCTTGTGATGTTGGTCACGATTAAGATATTAGCATAGAgaggctttttaaaatactgtatggAAGTGGCTTGTAACATTGGCAGGAAATTAACTCATTCCTTTGGATAGAAGGCCTAATACCTTATACTTAGTGTCTATGATATGTAATTCCACCCAAAGTAAGTAACTAGTGTGTGGAATGCCAAGTCACTCCCTCCTGTTGAAAGCAAGATGACATTTTGCAAAAGTGCTCACATGATTTCCACATTTTTGCAGCGAGGTCCTCTTTGGCTTAATCTCACGTTCTGAATAGCCTTGGGAGGGATGAACTTGGAATGAGTGCTTATGCACAGGCATTGGAAGCGTCTTCCATCTGTCTTCGTCAATGCCTTACCTGTAGAACAATATAAGTAAGTTTTGTCTAGGTAAATGAACAATCTCATTATTTGCTCCTATGAAGCAAAGAGTAGTCCCTTCTGTCAGCCTTATTCTTGTTACTCAGACACTCTGGTTTGCTGAAGACTTTGGGATAAAATTAACTGCAtctgcacaacagcagcagttatattttcagagctgctggtACACAGATGCATTTAAAGTTAAACTCGTATCTCTAAGTGAAAATACTTAGATGTTTTCATAGTGCGTTTGTGCCTGGCCGGATTCTACACCTAAATTGCAACACTTGAACAAAGTAGATTAACATCATTAGCTATGTCCATATATTGTTTTCTAGTTTCTGCCATAGTCATCTGCTCGcattctttattcttttctgcaaatTGTATAATTCTTGCTTTGAGGAAGCACTATCATCAATCTGCCTATCAAGAATAAAAGTACAAACAGGAGAAAGTTGTCATTTGGAAAAGGAGACATGCATGGACACGTTTAGAAAAGAGGTCTTGTCTTAAttcaaacatttattaaaatctaGGGTAAGTTATTATGGCACAGGAATAAACAAATTTTCTGACAGAAGCATATTTTACCCCCGGAAACGGCCACAGCAGATGCACAGATGCAAATACAAATGATACTTTTACTTCTGAATGACAATTTATTGAAGATGCACATCTCTTGCAAAAAGTCAGTATTAACATAGCATAAGCCCACTTGAATTTTCATATGTATATTTATTCTTTGGTTATGTGAGTTTTAAGAAATCATTTTCTTACCTTCTGACCGCACCATTAAGACCAGATAGAGAAACAAAGCAACAGCAACAGATTTGCCATCCATTGCTGTGCAGAAGTTTGCTTCTTGAGACATGTTCTCCTCTGGTTCTATTACACATCAGGTTTTATATTGGAAAGCACTCCCAGCAGCCCAAGGACAGCACAAGTACACTCCAGTACAACACGGTTCTGTACCTGCAGGTTTCCTAATACATGAGTGTGTTGCATAAGAAATCCAAATCTCTCTGAAGTTTGTTCCGTGGCACTTCAGAATTCCCTAAGTTACTTCTGCTGCTGTGTATTTTAAACTACTTCTTTAAATTGTGGTTATTATCCATCACTTTCTGTTTGCACTTCTTCATGGGAAATTGATTTTAGCCAACAATGCTGAGCTTGCACTTGAAATCAATACAGCATTACCAGACATCCCCCAAGTCAAAATAAAGagactttttcccccctctctgaaTGCAGAATTTCTGATCAGCTCTTTGCATTGATTTTAAATGCCTTGTGCAAAAACTTTTACCCAACATAATTATGGGAATTTTTAATCCCAATCTTATGGACTATATTTTGATATGACTCTAATGAAGTTATTTAGCCAGTGTCTTATGAAGGCAAGACATAACTAGTTTCTCTTGTTCTctgaaaggattttttaattttcagtttggcTAAAGGAATTTAGATGCTTAATTCTGTACTGGAAAGCTTCTTTAGTCATTGAACAGGAAATGATGAGTTTAACTGAGGCATTGTCACCTAAGTCACTTAGGCCTTCTGAAAATTTCATTTGCTCAGGATATGAAAAGAGAAAGTACTTAACAAGAGCTGTGGTAACAACTGATTAAAATAAGCACATAGGAggttacttgtttttctttctaaccTCATGCATCTAGAATAATCATAGGTgtttaaaacagaagataaatacATGTGATAAGTGAAATCTCTCGATAATTCCTCAGGAATCCATTTCTAGAGTGTGTATTGTTCACTCATTGGGTTATTGGGTATTCTTATTTTTGTGAGGTGAAAAAAAGGTGGTCTCAAGGAAAGAAACAACCAAATTGTGATATGCTGTCCATGTGAATTTTAGTActttacaaaaattaagaaagcaattGGGTTTTGAAAAGAAGGAGCCTGCCAAATGAGAGCCTTAGTATTGTATGTAGGGGAGATGGTAGTTTATCCTGGACATACATAGCTTTTGTTCACTGGGGAACAAGACAACACTTTGGATATGTTAGCTAAGATTGTTAACTAGTTCATAACTGGTTTAATTGTTAAGTGTCtcagtgtaaaaatattttgccagaaGAATTAGTAATTTCATGGAGTCTGAGTTCAGCTTTGGAGAGACAGTATTAGCAAAGCAGAAACAACATGGAAGAACAGCCCACGTTTGACAAAGGTAGTCATCAAGTCAGAAGAGCTGCAGTGCTTCTCTTAGCAGCCTCTGAGAGCACTGAAACACATTTTTGGAAGCGCGAGGGTTGTTGTCGTATTCCTAAGAAAGGTATTGTCTGAGtgcacacagaacagaaatgcaaTATTTTATCATTTCTAGCCAACTTCTGCATCATGTTTCACTGATGAACGATAATCTATGGAGAAAGAAGGGGTGCGGTTCAGCCACTGTGCAGATGCCCTGCTTGGGGTCCTGGAAGCGCAGCCATTGCTGATGTTTTGGACAGAAGAATTTAGAAGAGCCCTGCCTTGGCTGTGATTCAGCTCCCAGTAACTTGACTGGGATTTTGCTGGTGGCAAAGGTTACGTGCATACAGTAAGTATCTGTATAGCACTGAAACTGGTGCCAGTCCTTTAGGGTACACGCATGCTTTTATGGCGTGCATGTAAAGTGGTtcttccccacctctccccatTCTTGGCTGGTGTTCCTGATGTGTTAACCTCCAGATTAGATCTCTGAAAGAAGCCAACTTGTAAAAATCACTCAGAAAACAGGAAGACTTAGTGTTGTAAGCCAAGTCTGAACAAAACCTGTCGCCTTGAGAAACTTTGTCTCCTTTAGAGGTCTAGCAGGCTGTGTAATGCAGTGCTCTGGGAcaggggcagggatggggatAGGGAGCAAAGTGTGGTTGGAATAGTTGTCATCTTGCACAAGAGCTTGCTCAAACAGTACCAGAAATTCCCTTTTTATCTTGCACCATAAGCAAACATGAGCTCTTTGTGCAGAATACGGAGTGGCTTGTTATTGGAAAAGACTGAAGCAGAATGAATATCAAAACATTTGTTCAACTTTCCCATTTTCTCAAGTGTTTGCTGCTTATATTCCAACCATTCCTCTGTAAATTGCTGTGTCACAGCCAGATGTGTGGCTGTACAACTGGAGCTCTATTTCTTAGGATTTTTTCTGGTGTAGTCCTTACTCCTCACTGGAATTAAGGAGGATGCTCAGTGACTTCCTTGATG includes:
- the LOC141942184 gene encoding interleukin-8-like, with translation MDGKSVAVALFLYLVLMVRSEGKALTKTDGRRFQCLCISTHSKFIPPKAIQNVRLSQRGPRCKNVEIIATLKGGRQVCLEPTAPWVRLTVKAILARARDNIESPIKEKSQKNIPWSSSRI